The uncultured Campylobacter sp. DNA segment TAAAATTTAATTTAAAAATCGCAAATATTCTTGGCGCAAATAGCCAAATAAACGCGAAATCGCCGCCGCATCTAAATAGGCTCAAGCTACCTGTAGCAAGGCGCGGGATAGTCTTGCCCACCGCATCAAATTTACATAGCGCTTAAAGTTAAAGCATAAAAACTCTCGGTTAAGTTAAATTTCTGGCTAAAATCGTATAATTACCCGACTTTAATAAAAGGAGAAAATATGAATTTTTTAGAAGCGATGAAATTTCGCCACGCGTGCAAGATTTTTGACGAAAATAAAAAAATCAGCGCAGGCGAGTTTGATTTTATCTTGGAAGCAGGCAGACTAAGCCCGAGTTCTACGGGGCTAGAGCAGTGGGATTTCCTCGTCGTGCAAAATCCGCAACTAAGGCAAAAGATCCGCACCGTCTCGTGGGATCAGCCTCAGATTACGACTTGCTCGCATTTGGTAGTTATCCTGGCTAAGGTAGCAGAGGTTAAAAACGTCGGTAAATACGTGGAAAAAATGATTGAGCGCCGCGAAGACAAGGCTCCTGATA contains these protein-coding regions:
- a CDS encoding NAD(P)H-dependent oxidoreductase; its protein translation is MNFLEAMKFRHACKIFDENKKISAGEFDFILEAGRLSPSSTGLEQWDFLVVQNPQLRQKIRTVSWDQPQITTCSHLVVILAKVAEVKNVGKYVEKMIERREDKAPDIIGDRKKFYGDFLSGRFGGDDELIYHWSSKQCYIAAANMMTAAASLGIDSCPIEGFDEAALNGILGLDTSKQRVAIVVPFGYRLKPQPKKYRREINDVVKWIY